A stretch of Gambusia affinis linkage group LG10, SWU_Gaff_1.0, whole genome shotgun sequence DNA encodes these proteins:
- the LOC122838431 gene encoding cell number regulator 4-like, translating to MTETPLKQWKSGLFDCFEDVNTCCYGFWCCPFLACTVSRRFGEHTCLPLIDGLVSATVLVFGTPVMIPPVALSLRASIRNKRGLKGSLSNDICSSCCCVWCSWCQMHRELKEETPLTVVAQQPQTLQPPTVINVQANPVMMVNQNSAPLPAGFQNPAQGPIGFQNPPPYPGGFQNLPPYPGGFHGFQNLPPNPGGF from the exons ATGACAGAAACTCCCCTAAAACAATGGAAGAGTGGTCTCTTTGACTGCTTTGAAGATGTCAATACTT GTTGCTATGGCTTCTGGTGCTGCCCTTTCCTTGCCTGCACTGTTTCAAGAAGATTTGGAGAGCACACTTGTCTGCCTTTAATTGACGGGCTGGTTTCTGCTACAGTTCTAGTGTTTGGGACTCCTGTGATGATCCCCCCTGTCGCATTGTCTTTGAGGGCTTCCATTCGTAACAAACGTGGTTTAAAG gGTTCCCTCAGCAACGACATTTGTAGTTCCTGTTGCTGTGTCTGGTGCTCCTGGTGTCAGATGCATCGTGAGCTAAAGGAGGAAACTCCTCTCACTGTTGTGGCGCAGCAGCCCCAGACGCTGCAGCCCCCGACTGTGATCAACGTGCAGGCTAATCCTGTCATGATGGTTAATCAAAACTCTGCTCCACTTCCTGCTGGTTTTCAAAACCCTGCTCAAGGCCCTATTGGGTTTCAAAACCCTCCCCCATATCCTGGTGGGTTTCAAAATCTTCCCCCATATCCTGGTGGGTTTCATGGGTTTCAAAATCTTCCTCCAAATCCTGGTGGGTTTTAA
- the LOC122838432 gene encoding cornifelin homolog A-like: MADQPLTDWDSDLFDCCEDAQACCYGFWCGPCLACTVSGRFGESRWLPLCDMCVDIVISPAALSLRVAMRHKYGIKGSICKDIAVSCCCPTCAWCQMYRELKYRKKSPIVINMQVQPHVNMQPHPMMAVSAQPVFNR, translated from the exons ATGGCAGACCAACCCCTGACTGACTGGGATAGTGATCTCTTTGACTGCTGCGAGGATGCACAGGCTT GTTGCTATGGTTTCTGGTGCGGACCATGCCTTGCCTGCACTGTTTCAGGGAGATTTGGAGAGAGCCGTTGGCTCCCCTTATGTGATATGTGTGTTGATATAGTGATCTCTCCAGCAGCCCTGTCTCTGAGAGTCGCCATGAGACACAAATATGGTATCAAG GGTTCCATTTGCAAGGACATTGCTGTGTCCTGCTGCTGCCCAACGTGTGCCTGGTGTCAGATGTATCGCGAGTTAAAATATCGCAAAAAGTCCCCCATCGTCATCAACATGCAGGTGCAACCTCATGTCAACATGCAGCCTCATCCAATGATGGCAGTTTCTGCTCAGCCTGTTTTTAATAGATAA